In Quadrisphaera sp. RL12-1S, a single genomic region encodes these proteins:
- a CDS encoding AEC family transporter has translation MLEGFAVVAAVVLVGWVLGRRGTLGGDAQRVLARLVYAVGTPALLVRTLSTTDVTAVLGRPLVVTAAAALACATVSLLLSRLRRRTVEEGVVAAFSASYVNAVNLGLPIAVFVLGNGAIVAPALLFQIVVLAPLGVGVLDARRHRAERSSSAADQDDDGGGLWARTLLRLARNPLLLGAAVGLVLGLLRVPPPEPLSSALDLLAGTAVPCALLAFGISLSAGPGPRWADPDAWTAVALKLALSPLVAWLVGGPLLGLRGDALLAVVLVAALPTAQNVFVYATRFGAAERLARDSVLISTLMSVPALAAVVLLLG, from the coding sequence GTGCTCGAGGGGTTCGCCGTGGTGGCGGCCGTGGTGCTCGTCGGCTGGGTGCTGGGGCGCCGCGGCACCCTCGGCGGCGACGCGCAGCGGGTGCTGGCGCGGCTGGTCTACGCCGTGGGGACGCCCGCGCTGCTGGTGCGCACGCTGTCGACCACCGACGTCACCGCCGTCCTCGGCCGACCGCTCGTGGTCACCGCCGCCGCGGCGCTGGCCTGCGCGACGGTCTCCCTCCTGCTCTCGCGGCTGCGGCGGCGCACCGTGGAGGAGGGCGTCGTCGCGGCCTTCTCGGCCAGCTACGTCAACGCGGTGAACCTGGGCCTGCCGATCGCCGTCTTCGTGCTCGGGAACGGCGCGATCGTCGCTCCGGCGCTGCTGTTCCAGATCGTCGTCCTGGCGCCGCTGGGGGTGGGGGTGCTCGACGCGCGGCGCCACCGCGCCGAGCGCTCCTCCTCCGCCGCTGACCAGGACGACGACGGCGGCGGCCTGTGGGCGCGCACCCTGCTGCGCCTGGCGCGCAACCCGCTGCTGCTCGGAGCGGCCGTCGGGCTGGTGCTCGGGCTGCTCCGGGTCCCGCCGCCGGAGCCGCTGTCGTCGGCGCTCGACCTGCTGGCCGGCACGGCCGTGCCGTGCGCGCTGCTGGCCTTCGGCATCTCCCTGTCCGCGGGGCCCGGACCGCGGTGGGCCGACCCCGACGCCTGGACGGCGGTGGCCCTCAAGCTGGCCCTGTCGCCGCTGGTCGCGTGGCTCGTGGGTGGCCCCCTGCTGGGCCTGCGCGGCGACGCCCTGCTCGCGGTGGTGCTGGTGGCGGCGCTCCCGACGGCGCAGAACGTGTTCGTCTACGCCACGCGCTTCGGGGCCGCCGAGCGCCTGGCCCGTGACAGCGTGCTCATCAGCACGCTCATGAGCGTGCCCGCCCTCGCCGCGGTGGTGCTGCTCCTCGGCTGA
- the sfnG gene encoding dimethylsulfone monooxygenase SfnG yields the protein MSTPLPHSASTRSELAPVEFAYWVPNVSGGLVVSNLPQRTSHEPAYNIETARAAEKAGFTYALSQVRYAASYGADAQHESTSFSLALLLATEKLKVIAAVHPYFWPPAVLAKWAATAQALTGDRLCLNVVSGWFKKEALDLGATWLEHDERYEQSEEFIQILRGAWTTDHFAFQGKHFQVGDLNFRPQPDVLPEVFQGGNSTAARQMAGRVSDWYFMNGNTPEGVAEQVAQVGGYAAENGRTIKFGLNAFAVVRETEAEAVEVLDAIIANADADKVNDFGNAVKEAGQASKDGKGMWADSEFKDLVQYNDGFRTGLIGTPEQVARRVLAFRLIGVDLVLLGFLHVKEEIEAFGETVIPRVRELEAELAALPEGTDPVAHLGLTEELASAIEVLGRPGAVVPV from the coding sequence ATGAGCACGCCCCTGCCCCACTCCGCGTCCACGCGATCCGAGCTCGCTCCGGTGGAGTTCGCCTACTGGGTGCCCAACGTCTCGGGCGGCCTGGTGGTGTCCAACCTCCCGCAGCGCACGTCCCACGAGCCCGCCTACAACATCGAGACAGCCCGGGCCGCGGAGAAGGCGGGCTTCACGTACGCCCTCTCCCAGGTGCGCTACGCCGCCTCCTACGGCGCGGACGCCCAGCACGAGTCGACGTCCTTCTCCCTGGCGCTGCTGCTGGCCACTGAGAAGCTGAAGGTCATCGCCGCCGTGCACCCCTACTTCTGGCCGCCGGCGGTGCTGGCCAAGTGGGCCGCCACCGCGCAGGCGCTGACGGGTGACCGCCTGTGCCTCAACGTCGTCTCGGGGTGGTTCAAGAAGGAGGCGCTCGACCTGGGCGCCACCTGGCTCGAGCACGACGAGCGCTACGAGCAGTCCGAGGAGTTCATCCAGATCCTCCGCGGCGCCTGGACCACCGACCACTTCGCCTTCCAGGGCAAGCACTTCCAGGTGGGCGACCTCAACTTCCGCCCCCAGCCCGACGTGCTGCCCGAGGTCTTCCAGGGCGGCAACTCCACCGCCGCCCGCCAGATGGCCGGCCGCGTCTCGGACTGGTACTTCATGAACGGCAACACCCCCGAGGGCGTCGCCGAGCAGGTCGCCCAGGTGGGCGGGTACGCCGCCGAGAACGGCCGCACCATCAAGTTCGGGCTCAACGCCTTCGCCGTGGTCCGCGAGACCGAGGCCGAGGCCGTCGAGGTGCTCGACGCGATCATCGCCAACGCCGACGCCGACAAGGTCAACGACTTCGGCAACGCCGTCAAGGAGGCCGGCCAGGCGTCCAAGGACGGCAAGGGCATGTGGGCCGACAGTGAGTTCAAGGACCTCGTCCAGTACAACGACGGGTTCCGCACCGGCCTCATCGGCACCCCCGAGCAGGTCGCGCGCCGCGTGCTGGCGTTCCGCCTCATCGGCGTCGACCTCGTGCTGCTCGGCTTCCTCCACGTCAAGGAGGAGATCGAGGCGTTCGGTGAGACGGTCATCCCGCGGGTGCGCGAGCTCGAGGCCGAGCTGGCCGCTCTTCCCGAGGGCACCGACCCGGTCGCGCACCTCGGCCTCACCGAGGAGCTGGCCTCCGCGATCGAGGTCCTCGGGCGCCCGGGCGCCGTCGTCCCCGTCTGA
- a CDS encoding DUF3017 domain-containing protein translates to MEPARTDTGPPEPPRQPGPAPGPDGDGGGAPPAGSGGAAEDRAAPSTGPTGPARSPWPPPAALVWGFGAGLLAVLVAAAVVSFWLAGLILAALLLVLGVLHLVLPLSALGPLAVRTPWVDATTCFVLAVGVAVLAVVAPRGLQG, encoded by the coding sequence GTGGAGCCTGCACGGACGGACACCGGTCCGCCCGAGCCACCCCGTCAGCCCGGTCCTGCACCTGGTCCGGACGGCGACGGCGGCGGCGCCCCGCCGGCGGGGTCCGGCGGTGCTGCCGAGGACCGGGCCGCCCCCTCGACCGGGCCGACCGGGCCCGCGCGCTCGCCCTGGCCGCCGCCCGCCGCCCTCGTGTGGGGCTTCGGGGCGGGCCTGCTGGCGGTGCTCGTCGCCGCCGCGGTCGTCTCCTTCTGGCTGGCGGGGCTCATCCTGGCCGCGCTCCTGCTCGTGCTGGGCGTGCTGCACCTCGTGCTGCCCCTCTCGGCGCTCGGCCCCCTCGCCGTGCGCACGCCGTGGGTCGACGCCACCACCTGCTTCGTGCTGGCCGTGGGGGTCGCGGTGCTCGCCGTCGTCGCCCCGCGCGGTCTGCAGGGCTGA
- a CDS encoding RecQ family ATP-dependent DNA helicase, whose amino-acid sequence MTTRTTSRPAAPAGQQPQQRPQQQPGDGRPTRADVERTARERFGFSQLRPGQGEAVESLLAGRDVLAVMPTGRGKSAVYQLAALWLPGPTVVVSPLIALQRDQVQALARTGVHDAVAVNSSQSARENGAAWDALGTGDAEFVFLAPEQLARTDVRERLRALRPSLFVVDEAHCVSSWGHDFRPEYLRLGDVVAELTTHDDDGEQHRPVVCALTATAAPPVRREVVARLGMRDPEVVVQGFDRPNIFLEVVRETDGADAKRAVVVERAATAAKPGIVYVATRKDAEAYADDLSHLGLDVEAYHAGLSAEDRHWVHEAFTQGDLDVVVATSAFGMGIDKPDVRFVLHASVTDSLDSYYQEVGRAGRDGEPSLATLCYRPEDLGLQRFHAGGGPDEQALAQVAGAVHDGGGSPVPAADVRGAAGLTATRTTGLLNLLEQAGAVRVTRDGAAWAEEGTAVGAAVRAAVETAQERRRTDRSRLEMLRGYAETTGCRRQFLLAYFGERLDAPCGNCDTCASGSAAAVHAERASAASGAGSYGVDDAVEHAAWGPGVVMSTDGDRITVLFEREGYKTLALAAVEKGHLLTPARP is encoded by the coding sequence GTGACCACCCGCACCACCTCGCGCCCCGCGGCCCCCGCCGGGCAGCAGCCCCAGCAGCGGCCCCAGCAGCAGCCCGGCGACGGGCGGCCCACGCGCGCCGACGTGGAGCGGACCGCTCGGGAGCGCTTCGGCTTCTCGCAGCTGCGCCCCGGGCAGGGCGAGGCCGTGGAGTCGCTGCTGGCCGGGCGCGACGTGCTGGCCGTGATGCCCACGGGCCGCGGCAAGTCGGCGGTGTACCAGCTGGCGGCGCTGTGGCTGCCGGGGCCGACCGTGGTGGTCTCCCCGCTCATCGCCCTCCAGCGCGACCAGGTGCAGGCCCTGGCCCGCACGGGCGTGCACGACGCGGTGGCGGTGAACTCCTCGCAGTCGGCCCGCGAGAACGGCGCGGCGTGGGACGCGCTGGGCACCGGTGACGCGGAGTTCGTCTTCCTGGCGCCGGAGCAGCTGGCCCGCACCGACGTCCGCGAGCGGCTGCGGGCCCTGCGGCCCAGCCTCTTCGTGGTGGACGAGGCGCACTGCGTGTCCTCCTGGGGCCACGACTTCCGGCCGGAGTACCTGCGCCTGGGCGACGTCGTCGCCGAGCTCACCACCCACGACGACGACGGCGAGCAGCACCGGCCGGTGGTGTGCGCGCTGACCGCCACCGCCGCACCGCCGGTGCGCCGCGAGGTGGTGGCCCGCCTCGGCATGCGCGACCCCGAGGTGGTGGTCCAGGGCTTCGACAGGCCGAACATCTTCCTCGAGGTGGTCCGCGAGACCGACGGCGCCGACGCCAAGCGCGCCGTGGTGGTGGAGCGGGCGGCGACGGCCGCCAAGCCGGGCATCGTGTACGTGGCCACCCGCAAGGACGCCGAGGCGTACGCCGACGACCTGTCCCACCTGGGTCTGGACGTGGAGGCCTACCACGCGGGCCTGTCCGCGGAGGACCGGCACTGGGTGCACGAGGCCTTCACGCAGGGAGACCTCGACGTGGTGGTGGCGACGTCGGCGTTCGGCATGGGCATCGACAAGCCCGACGTCCGCTTCGTGCTGCACGCGTCGGTGACGGACTCCCTGGACAGCTACTACCAGGAGGTCGGCCGCGCGGGACGCGACGGCGAGCCGTCCCTGGCCACGCTGTGCTACCGCCCGGAGGACCTGGGCCTGCAGCGCTTCCACGCCGGCGGCGGTCCCGACGAGCAGGCGCTCGCGCAGGTGGCCGGCGCGGTCCACGACGGCGGTGGCTCCCCCGTGCCGGCGGCCGACGTCCGCGGCGCCGCGGGGCTGACCGCCACCCGGACCACCGGGCTGCTGAACCTCCTGGAGCAGGCCGGCGCCGTGAGGGTCACGCGCGACGGTGCGGCGTGGGCGGAGGAGGGCACCGCGGTCGGCGCCGCCGTGAGGGCCGCCGTCGAGACCGCGCAGGAGCGCCGCCGCACCGACAGGTCCCGACTGGAGATGCTGCGCGGGTACGCCGAGACCACCGGCTGCCGGCGCCAGTTCCTCCTGGCGTACTTCGGCGAGCGCCTGGACGCCCCGTGCGGGAACTGCGACACCTGCGCCTCCGGCTCGGCGGCCGCCGTCCACGCCGAGCGCGCCAGCGCCGCGTCCGGCGCCGGCTCGTACGGGGTGGACGACGCCGTGGAGCACGCCGCCTGGGGCCCTGGCGTCGTCATGAGCACCGACGGCGACCGGATCACCGTGCTGTTCGAGCGCGAGGGCTACAAGACCCTCGCCCTGGCCGCCGTCGAGAAGGGCCACCTGCTGACTCCCGCCCGTCCATGA
- a CDS encoding Type 1 glutamine amidotransferase-like domain-containing protein, whose product MPADAPTIVATSGGMKPGRRSRFAFAPLVEHAVELSGTTGRPKLVHLGTASGDQRWWNAELDEAAANAGWDLRHLNLFTMPSVDDPEALLLDADVVWVGGGSVVNLLAVWRAHGLDQVFRRVWQAGVVLGGVSAGSICWHVGGTTDSFGPALRPVTDGLALLPYGNGVHYDSEAERRPLVQRLVAEGVLPTTHCTDDGVGLVYRGTELVEAVSEVRGKGAYTVTRSSTDQDDDGGAVAVEERLEPRALPGAR is encoded by the coding sequence ATGCCTGCAGACGCCCCCACGATCGTCGCCACATCCGGCGGCATGAAGCCCGGTCGGCGCAGCCGTTTCGCCTTCGCCCCGCTCGTCGAGCACGCCGTCGAGCTGTCCGGTACCACCGGCCGCCCCAAGCTCGTGCACCTCGGCACCGCCTCCGGCGACCAGCGCTGGTGGAACGCCGAGCTCGACGAGGCCGCGGCCAACGCCGGCTGGGACCTGCGCCACCTCAACCTCTTCACCATGCCGAGCGTCGACGATCCCGAGGCGCTGCTCCTGGACGCCGACGTCGTCTGGGTGGGCGGCGGCTCCGTGGTCAACCTGCTCGCGGTGTGGCGGGCGCACGGCCTCGACCAGGTCTTCCGCCGGGTCTGGCAGGCGGGCGTGGTGCTCGGCGGGGTGAGTGCCGGCTCCATCTGCTGGCACGTCGGCGGCACCACCGACTCCTTCGGCCCGGCGCTGCGCCCGGTGACCGACGGCCTCGCCCTGCTCCCCTACGGCAACGGCGTCCACTACGACTCCGAGGCCGAGCGGCGCCCCCTCGTGCAGCGGCTCGTCGCCGAAGGGGTGCTGCCCACCACGCACTGCACCGACGACGGCGTCGGCCTGGTCTACCGCGGCACCGAGCTGGTCGAGGCGGTGAGCGAGGTGCGCGGCAAGGGCGCCTACACCGTCACCCGCTCGTCCACCGATCAGGACGACGACGGAGGCGCCGTCGCCGTCGAGGAGCGCCTGGAGCCCCGCGCCCTCCCCGGAGCCCGCTGA
- the purH gene encoding bifunctional phosphoribosylaminoimidazolecarboxamide formyltransferase/IMP cyclohydrolase, whose product MTQQTQQKTSSTSEDGRKPVRRALVSVSDKSGLVELARGLHEAGVDIVSTGSTAHRVAAAGIPVTPVERITGFPESLGGRVKTLHPSVHAGLLADVRDPDHRRQLEELGIEAFELVVVNLYPFEQTVASGAGPEDCVEQIDIGGPAMVRASAKNSASVAVVVDPADYEAVLAEVRVGGTTLAQRRRLAGKAFAATAAYDVAVASWWATTLVTEEGGEGADTTAAPQFPSFVGATWTRSQVLRYGENPHQSAAVYTARTGGLAGGDTGLARAEQLHGKAMSYNNYVDADAARRAASDFAEPAVAIIKHANPCGVAVGADVATAHAAAHACDPVSAFGGVIATNRPVTLAMAQQVAEVFTEVVVAPDFDDDALEVLRGRKNVRLLRAPLPAAGVARPEFRAVSGGLLLQQADVLDAAGDDPSGWTLATGEAASPEVLADLAFAWRALRSVKSNAILLARGGASVGVGMGQVNRVDSCRLAVERANSHGEERARGAVAASDAFFPFADGLQVLLDAGVRAVVQPGGSVRDDEVVAAAQAAGVTMYLTGARHFTH is encoded by the coding sequence GTGACGCAGCAGACCCAGCAGAAGACCAGCTCGACGTCGGAGGACGGCCGCAAGCCCGTCCGCCGCGCCCTCGTCAGCGTCTCCGACAAGTCCGGGCTGGTGGAGCTCGCGCGCGGGCTGCACGAGGCCGGCGTCGACATCGTCTCCACCGGCTCCACCGCCCACAGGGTGGCCGCCGCCGGCATCCCGGTGACACCCGTCGAGCGCATCACCGGCTTCCCCGAGAGCCTCGGCGGCCGCGTCAAGACGCTGCACCCGAGCGTCCACGCCGGCCTGCTCGCCGACGTGCGCGACCCCGACCACCGCCGCCAGCTGGAGGAGCTGGGCATCGAGGCGTTCGAGCTGGTGGTGGTGAACCTCTACCCGTTCGAGCAGACCGTCGCCTCCGGCGCCGGACCCGAGGACTGCGTGGAGCAGATTGACATCGGCGGCCCGGCGATGGTGCGCGCCAGCGCGAAGAACTCCGCGTCGGTGGCCGTGGTCGTCGACCCGGCCGACTACGAGGCCGTGCTGGCCGAGGTGCGCGTCGGCGGCACCACGCTCGCGCAGCGCCGCCGCCTGGCCGGCAAGGCGTTCGCCGCGACCGCCGCCTACGACGTCGCCGTCGCCTCGTGGTGGGCCACCACGCTGGTCACCGAGGAGGGTGGCGAGGGGGCCGACACCACCGCAGCGCCGCAGTTCCCGAGCTTCGTCGGCGCGACCTGGACCCGCTCGCAGGTGCTGCGCTACGGCGAGAACCCCCACCAGAGCGCCGCGGTCTACACCGCCCGCACCGGCGGGCTCGCCGGTGGCGACACCGGCCTGGCGCGCGCCGAGCAGCTGCACGGCAAGGCGATGAGCTACAACAACTACGTCGACGCCGACGCGGCCCGCCGCGCCGCCTCGGACTTCGCCGAGCCCGCCGTGGCGATCATCAAGCACGCCAACCCGTGCGGCGTCGCCGTCGGCGCGGACGTCGCGACCGCTCACGCCGCCGCGCACGCCTGCGACCCCGTCTCCGCCTTCGGCGGCGTCATCGCCACCAACCGTCCCGTGACGCTGGCGATGGCGCAGCAGGTGGCCGAGGTGTTCACCGAGGTGGTCGTCGCCCCCGACTTCGACGACGACGCCCTCGAGGTGCTGCGCGGCCGGAAGAACGTGCGCCTGCTGCGCGCGCCCCTGCCGGCGGCGGGCGTGGCGCGGCCGGAGTTCCGCGCCGTCTCCGGCGGGCTGCTGCTGCAGCAGGCCGACGTGCTCGACGCCGCCGGTGACGACCCGTCGGGCTGGACGCTGGCCACCGGCGAGGCGGCCTCGCCGGAGGTCCTCGCCGACCTCGCGTTCGCGTGGCGGGCCCTGCGCTCGGTGAAGTCCAACGCGATCCTCCTGGCGCGCGGGGGAGCGTCGGTGGGCGTGGGCATGGGGCAGGTCAACCGGGTCGACTCCTGCCGCCTGGCGGTGGAGCGGGCCAACAGCCACGGCGAGGAGCGCGCCCGCGGCGCCGTCGCCGCCTCCGACGCGTTCTTCCCCTTCGCCGACGGCCTGCAGGTGCTGCTCGACGCCGGCGTGCGCGCCGTCGTCCAGCCCGGTGGGTCGGTGCGCGACGACGAGGTCGTCGCCGCGGCGCAGGCCGCCGGCGTGACGATGTACCTCACCGGCGCCCGCCACTTCACGCACTGA
- the purN gene encoding phosphoribosylglycinamide formyltransferase, whose product MTSPSTPPSRSRLVVLASGSGTLLQALLDAAAAPGAPFEVVAVGADSAHRAAPALARAERAGTGRFVVEVRDHPDRAAWDAALAAEVARHRPDLVVSAGFMRVLGPAVLEAFGGRVVNTHPALLPSFPGAHGVRDALAHGVKVTGCTVHLVDDGVDTGPVLAQRAVDVLDDDDETALHERIKTVERALLVDVVTRMTTGGWTVEGRKARFS is encoded by the coding sequence GTGACCTCGCCCAGCACACCCCCCTCGCGCTCGCGCCTGGTGGTGCTGGCCTCCGGCTCCGGCACGCTGCTCCAGGCGCTGCTCGACGCCGCCGCGGCACCGGGCGCCCCGTTCGAGGTGGTGGCCGTCGGCGCCGACTCCGCGCACCGCGCGGCGCCCGCCCTGGCCCGTGCGGAACGGGCCGGCACCGGGAGGTTCGTGGTGGAGGTGCGCGACCACCCCGACCGCGCCGCCTGGGACGCCGCGCTCGCCGCCGAGGTGGCCCGGCACCGTCCCGACCTCGTGGTCAGCGCCGGCTTCATGCGCGTGCTGGGCCCCGCCGTCCTGGAGGCCTTCGGCGGCCGGGTGGTCAACACCCACCCCGCCCTGCTGCCGTCCTTCCCGGGGGCGCACGGCGTCCGGGACGCCCTCGCCCACGGGGTGAAGGTCACCGGCTGCACCGTCCACCTCGTCGACGACGGCGTCGACACCGGCCCGGTGCTGGCCCAGCGCGCCGTCGACGTGCTCGACGACGACGACGAGACCGCGCTCCACGAGCGCATCAAGACCGTCGAGCGGGCGCTGCTCGTCGACGTCGTGACCCGCATGACCACCGGCGGCTGGACCGTCGAGGGAAGGAAGGCCCGGTTCTCGTGA
- the sucD gene encoding succinate--CoA ligase subunit alpha, whose amino-acid sequence MAIFLTKDSKVIVQGMTGSEGRKHTQRMLTSGTTVVGGVNPKKAGETVEFTGADGAAVQVPVFGSVADAVKETGADVTVIFVPASGTKAAAVEAIDAEVPLVVVITEGVPVKDTAEFFAHAQAKGTSRLIGPNCPGLITPGASNAGIIPADITPAGRIGLVSKSGTLTYQMMYELADFGFSTAVGIGGDPIIGTTHIDALEAFQADPDTDVIVMIGEIGGDAEERAAAFIKENVTKPVIGYVAGFTAPEGKTMGHAGAIVSGSAGTAQAKKEALEAAGVKVGRTPSETAALAREVMQSLA is encoded by the coding sequence ATGGCGATCTTCCTGACCAAGGACTCCAAGGTCATCGTGCAGGGCATGACCGGCTCCGAGGGCCGCAAGCACACCCAGCGCATGCTGACCTCCGGCACCACCGTCGTCGGTGGCGTCAACCCCAAGAAGGCCGGCGAGACGGTCGAGTTCACGGGCGCCGACGGCGCTGCCGTGCAGGTGCCGGTCTTCGGGTCCGTGGCCGACGCCGTCAAGGAGACCGGTGCCGACGTCACGGTCATCTTCGTGCCGGCCTCCGGCACCAAGGCCGCCGCCGTCGAGGCGATCGACGCCGAGGTGCCCCTCGTGGTCGTCATCACCGAGGGCGTGCCGGTCAAGGACACCGCGGAGTTCTTCGCGCACGCGCAGGCGAAGGGCACGAGCCGGCTCATCGGCCCGAACTGCCCCGGCCTCATCACCCCGGGTGCGTCCAACGCCGGCATCATCCCCGCCGACATCACGCCCGCCGGGCGCATCGGCCTGGTCAGCAAGTCCGGCACGCTGACCTACCAGATGATGTACGAGCTGGCCGACTTCGGGTTCTCCACGGCCGTGGGCATCGGTGGTGACCCGATCATCGGCACCACCCACATCGACGCCCTCGAGGCGTTCCAGGCCGACCCCGACACCGACGTCATCGTCATGATCGGTGAGATCGGCGGCGACGCGGAGGAGCGCGCGGCGGCGTTCATCAAGGAGAACGTCACCAAGCCGGTCATCGGCTACGTGGCGGGCTTCACCGCCCCGGAGGGCAAGACCATGGGCCACGCCGGCGCCATCGTCTCCGGCTCCGCGGGCACCGCGCAGGCCAAGAAGGAGGCCCTCGAGGCCGCCGGCGTCAAGGTCGGCCGCACGCCGTCCGAGACGGCCGCCCTGGCGCGCGAGGTCATGCAGTCCCTCGCCTGA
- the sucC gene encoding ADP-forming succinate--CoA ligase subunit beta has protein sequence MDLYEYQARDLFESHGVPVLPGLVATTPEEARAAAEQLGAGDGKVVVVKAQVKVGGRGKAGGVKVAKTADEAEARARDILGMDIKGHTVHKVMIAAGADIATEYYVSLLLDRAERRYLAMASVEGGMEIEQLAVERPEALARVAVDPSVGIDAAKATEITTAAGFGDDVAPQVADVLEKLWTVYREADATLVEVNPLVLTGDGRVVALDGKVSLDDNASFRHPDTAALAEEEAAAGDPLEAKARASHLNYVKLDGEVGIIGNGAGLVMSTLDVVAQAGEEFGGVKPANFLDIGGGASAQVMANGLDVILGDPQVKSVFVNVFGGITACDAVANGIVQALEILGDEATKPLVVRLDGNNVVEGRRILAEAAHPLVTVVDTMDGAARKAAELASR, from the coding sequence GTGGACCTGTACGAGTACCAAGCGCGCGACCTGTTCGAGTCCCACGGCGTCCCGGTGCTGCCGGGCCTCGTGGCCACGACGCCCGAGGAGGCCCGCGCGGCCGCCGAGCAGCTCGGCGCGGGCGACGGGAAGGTCGTCGTCGTCAAGGCCCAGGTGAAGGTCGGCGGCCGCGGCAAGGCCGGCGGCGTCAAGGTGGCGAAGACCGCTGACGAGGCCGAGGCGCGCGCCCGGGACATCCTCGGGATGGACATCAAGGGCCACACGGTCCACAAGGTGATGATCGCGGCCGGCGCCGACATCGCCACCGAGTACTACGTCTCCCTGCTGCTGGACCGCGCCGAACGGCGCTACCTGGCCATGGCCAGCGTCGAGGGCGGCATGGAGATCGAGCAGCTCGCGGTGGAGCGCCCCGAGGCCCTCGCCCGCGTGGCCGTCGACCCCTCGGTGGGCATCGACGCCGCCAAGGCGACGGAGATCACCACCGCCGCCGGCTTCGGCGACGACGTCGCGCCGCAGGTGGCCGACGTCCTCGAGAAGCTCTGGACCGTGTACCGCGAGGCCGACGCCACGCTGGTCGAGGTCAACCCGCTCGTGCTCACCGGTGACGGCCGCGTGGTGGCTCTGGACGGCAAGGTGTCGCTGGACGACAACGCCTCCTTCCGCCACCCCGACACCGCGGCCCTGGCCGAGGAGGAGGCCGCTGCCGGCGACCCGCTCGAGGCCAAGGCCCGCGCCAGCCACCTCAACTACGTCAAGCTCGACGGCGAGGTCGGCATCATCGGCAACGGCGCGGGGCTGGTCATGAGCACCCTCGACGTGGTCGCGCAGGCCGGCGAGGAGTTCGGCGGCGTCAAGCCCGCCAACTTCCTGGACATCGGCGGCGGCGCCTCGGCGCAGGTCATGGCCAACGGCCTCGACGTCATCCTCGGCGACCCGCAGGTCAAGAGCGTCTTCGTCAACGTCTTCGGCGGCATCACCGCGTGCGACGCGGTGGCCAACGGCATCGTCCAGGCGCTGGAGATCCTCGGCGACGAGGCCACCAAGCCCCTGGTCGTGCGCCTCGACGGCAACAACGTGGTGGAGGGCCGGCGCATCCTCGCCGAGGCCGCCCACCCGCTGGTGACCGTGGTGGACACGATGGACGGCGCGGCCCGCAAGGCCGCCGAGCTGGCCTCCCGCTGA
- a CDS encoding glycerophosphodiester phosphodiesterase family protein, whose product MSTPEGRRPVVVGHRGASARRPEHTRAAYELAVAEGADGVDVDLVATADGELVVRHEAELSDTTDVADHPELAHLRRTRVVDGVALTGWFSQDLTLAQVRTLRARERLPQLRPASAAHDGEQPVMTFGEVLALREELAARSGRPVAVWPELKHPAHFEAAGLALEPRLLTALEASGLLEDQDDDEPRSGGPAAAAAAVVVVQCFEVAPLQRLRAAAPALHLAQLTQPTGAPPDLRLAGDHRDYADLCTPDGLAELRGWADVLAPHLVQVEPRDARGRSGARRGSRLVDDAHAAGLAVVPYTVRPENTFLPAELRSGDGRDLAARGDVAGLLRQLRDDGVDGLFTDDPAAALAVLG is encoded by the coding sequence ATGAGCACCCCTGAGGGACGGCGGCCGGTGGTGGTCGGCCACCGCGGAGCCAGCGCGCGCCGCCCGGAGCACACGCGCGCCGCGTACGAGCTGGCGGTGGCCGAGGGCGCGGACGGCGTGGACGTCGACCTGGTGGCCACCGCCGACGGCGAGCTGGTGGTCCGGCACGAGGCCGAGCTCAGCGACACCACGGACGTCGCCGACCACCCCGAGCTGGCCCACCTGCGCCGCACGCGCGTCGTCGACGGCGTCGCGCTGACCGGCTGGTTCTCCCAGGACCTCACCCTCGCGCAGGTGCGCACCCTGCGCGCCCGCGAGCGGCTGCCCCAGCTGCGGCCCGCCAGCGCCGCCCACGACGGCGAGCAGCCGGTGATGACCTTCGGTGAGGTGCTCGCGCTGCGCGAGGAGCTCGCGGCGCGGTCCGGCCGGCCGGTGGCGGTGTGGCCGGAGCTGAAGCACCCGGCGCACTTCGAGGCGGCCGGCCTGGCGCTGGAGCCGCGGCTGCTCACAGCGCTGGAGGCGTCCGGGCTGCTGGAGGACCAGGACGACGACGAGCCGCGCAGCGGCGGCCCGGCCGCTGCTGCCGCCGCCGTCGTCGTCGTCCAGTGCTTCGAGGTGGCACCCCTGCAGCGGCTGCGAGCAGCAGCCCCCGCGCTGCACCTGGCCCAGCTGACGCAGCCCACCGGAGCGCCCCCGGACCTGCGGCTGGCGGGCGACCACCGCGACTACGCCGACCTGTGCACCCCCGACGGACTGGCCGAGCTGCGGGGGTGGGCCGACGTCCTGGCCCCGCACCTGGTGCAGGTGGAGCCGCGCGACGCCCGCGGCCGGTCCGGTGCCCGTCGCGGCAGCCGCCTCGTGGACGACGCGCACGCCGCCGGGCTGGCCGTGGTGCCGTACACCGTGCGGCCGGAGAACACCTTCCTGCCCGCTGAGCTGCGCAGCGGCGACGGGCGCGACCTCGCGGCCCGCGGTGACGTGGCGGGGCTGCTGCGCCAGCTGCGCGACGACGGGGTGGACGGCCTGTTCACCGACGACCCCGCCGCGGCGCTCGCGGTGCTCGGCTGA